The following nucleotide sequence is from Nomia melanderi isolate GNS246 chromosome 10, iyNomMela1, whole genome shotgun sequence.
CACTTTCTGCGCCTGGCCGATATTCCTGTACGTCCTGGTCAAGTGTCGAAGAATGTAATTAGTGCCGTGTGAGTTCTCCTCGCCACTCCTGGACGTGCTCGCCTCGTCCCTCGTCAGATTTAACGGTCTATTGCTGCTGTACTCCTTCGACTGCGGCACGCTGAACGCGGAACAGTGCTTCCCCTTGAACGGCAGCTGCCTCTCGCTCAGTTTCCGGTCCCAGATGTGACCGGACACGCGGAGATCAATGAAAAAATGCAACGGATCTATGCCGGGATAAGACTGTGGCATCGGGTACGGCGGGTACCAAAGCGGATTAGGCAGGAATTCCGGGTTCGTCACATTCCCCGGTAGACCGaatcctttaaccccttgaagcATATCGCAGCCCCTTCCAGGTAGCCCAGGCAGAAAGCTCCTGGAGAAGTCTAGCTTTTTCTGATCAGGTAACAGAGGCAGCTCTTGACTACCTATCGCGCTTTTCGTACGCTCCTCGTAAGGACTTCTGTCGTTGTAATTGCAGTTCTTGCGATCTATCGAATGGGTCTCTTCCGGTTTAACCTTCTGCAGTTCGCTGGAGAATATGCTCTCCGGTGGTTGTGTCTGCTCGAAATGGCGCGGCCGTTCGTCGAAGTAGTTTTTGCTCTGTTTACTGAAGTCCGACCTGTTCTCGTCTACGGGCTTCAATATGTCACCGCCGAAGCTCGGCTTCTGCTCGAACGCTGCCATCTTGTTTTCGGGATCGTACGTGTCGGTCGGCTTGCCCCTGTTCTCCAGCCGGGTATCCGGCTGCTGTGGCTGTTGCGTGTGAAAATACTTCTCcggctgttgttgctgctgctgctgctgctgctgctggtgatgatggtggtgatgatggtgatgatggtgcTGCCTCTCCTTCGTGGTCAGCTCCAGAGGACGGTCCCGCGCCTCACGCCACGATCTTTTTCGACGTCTCGGCGCGCTGCTCGTGCCTGTCCCTGCTGATGTCGCTTCCGCTTTAGCTTGCACGAACGAGCGCAGCATCTCACTGAAGAAGAAGCTGTGCGGTGTCAGTGGCATGTTGTACAGGTAAGGAGGCGTCGCTGCCAGCAGACGGGAGACCAGGTCGCCGCCGGACAACGAGGCTGGTGTCTTCAAAGTCGATGGATCGCCTGTGGTGGTGGTCATCTTGGTGTTTCGTGGATATTAGCTGGAGACATTGGAAAGTTTTGAATGTTGAGTGTTATGGAATgttcttgaataatttgaatagtTTGTACTGCACTTGGTAATCTTCTgttcaatgttgttttataaattttgagtTATCTTCAATGTTAAGCACAGTaatctatataattttgtagCAAGATAGCAAAATGTAACTTGCTTCGTTGAATGAAGACTAAATTTAATAGCAATTGATTATTCGTTGG
It contains:
- the LOC116428776 gene encoding uncharacterized protein LOC116428776, which translates into the protein MTTTTGDPSTLKTPASLSGGDLVSRLLAATPPYLYNMPLTPHSFFFSEMLRSFVQAKAEATSAGTGTSSAPRRRKRSWREARDRPLELTTKERQHHHHHHHHHHHQQQQQQQQQQQPEKYFHTQQPQQPDTRLENRGKPTDTYDPENKMAAFEQKPSFGGDILKPVDENRSDFSKQSKNYFDERPRHFEQTQPPESIFSSELQKVKPEETHSIDRKNCNYNDRSPYEERTKSAIGSQELPLLPDQKKLDFSRSFLPGLPGRGCDMLQGVKGFGLPGNVTNPEFLPNPLWYPPYPMPQSYPGIDPLHFFIDLRVSGHIWDRKLSERQLPFKGKHCSAFSVPQSKEYSSNRPLNLTRDEASTSRSGEENSHGTNYILRHLTRTYRNIGQAQKVSRGETSIEESEDSPKDIDSNDRFPKAETPGTSSSNQEEGRKDLRALIGLELVVDYVKEPKGEPSNEQTSQVTE